A genomic region of Gammaproteobacteria bacterium contains the following coding sequences:
- the dnaE gene encoding DNA polymerase III subunit alpha gives MSSGFIHLNIHSEFSIVDSTIRVKQIVAHAQQNNIPAIGVCDLNNMFVAVKFYKAAVSAGIKPILGAEVLVLDEHENMYSMTFLCMNHQGYLNLSELIAQAHQNGYYKNRPMLREEWIASHHEGLIAISCNQRGDIGQLVLEKKLELASEKIEKWKRIFSNRFYLSIARVNRSDEKWHNEATIYLAAHHDVALVATNDARFLKPEDFNAHEARVCINQGLIVADPRREKNYTREQFLATPQQMLEKFEDIPQALQNNVEIAKRCNFGFEFGKYYLPAFPIPEGETEGEYFRRITKERLKQFLQKNGTAKGFSEEDYYARLKFEVDIILQMGFPGYFLIVADFINWSKNNEIPVGPGRGSGAGSLVAFVLKITDLDPLKYELLFERFLNPERVSMPDFDVDFCMDRRDEVIEYVTKTYGANQVSQIITFGTMSAKAVVRDTGRVLGYPYPMVDGIAKLIPNDLGITLPKALEESRELSLLKETDEDAGELLDMALQLEGLTRNTGKHAGGVVIAPSKLSDFCPVYKDNHSEGILSQFDKDDVETIGLVKFDFLGLRTLTIIDNAVRAINATYKHPVDISKIPLDDSKTFELLKKCQTTAVFQLESGGMKALIERLVPDSFGEIIALVALYRPGPLDSGMVDTYVECKHGRKEPDYMHPEIEEILKPTYGVILYQEQVMRIAQVLCGYSLGAADILRKAMGKKIPEVMKKQEKTFVDGAVENNVDESLAKYIFSMIETFAGYGFNKSHSAAYALIAYQTAWLKAHYPVEFMASVLSADMDHTDKVVHIIEDIKSMKIPVLKPDINHSDYYFKGTKEKDAIVYGLGAIKGVGKGAVESLMLERQNDGEFTSIYDFCVRVDLHKVNKRTLEALILCGAFDELHPNRQALMQGMEGIIKAALQKNQDEESGQFDLFAMSSVKQTNEMPIPLPEIDDFEENQKLFHERDMLGHFMSCHPVSLLREWLSAIIPQTISSVLAQKPKDITPTDNDENRNRKFSGKPVVVAGLINSVRVRNENSATVLISDEEAEIETTFFRESYFANQEKMLKDEIVIITGDAGVDSFSNRYIIRANQILTLNEAIATYCSKIGFITSTPDYQKFSQQLINLIETHGKGKARIYIHHEQNGIVSNIKLGENYKIRPSWKLLNEAGLLPQVEKVIIK, from the coding sequence ATGAGCAGCGGTTTTATACATCTCAATATTCACTCAGAGTTTTCCATTGTTGATTCGACAATCCGGGTCAAGCAAATCGTTGCTCATGCTCAGCAAAACAATATACCGGCTATTGGTGTTTGTGATTTGAATAATATGTTTGTTGCGGTGAAATTCTACAAAGCAGCGGTTTCTGCTGGTATTAAGCCGATTTTAGGTGCAGAAGTGTTGGTTCTGGATGAGCATGAGAACATGTATTCAATGACTTTTTTGTGTATGAATCATCAAGGTTATCTCAATTTAAGCGAGTTGATTGCTCAGGCTCATCAGAATGGTTATTACAAAAACCGACCGATGCTAAGGGAGGAGTGGATTGCGAGTCATCACGAGGGTTTGATTGCCATCAGCTGCAATCAAAGAGGCGATATCGGACAATTGGTTCTTGAGAAAAAGCTGGAACTGGCTTCTGAAAAGATTGAAAAGTGGAAAAGAATTTTTAGCAATCGTTTTTATCTGAGCATTGCCCGAGTGAACCGCTCGGATGAAAAATGGCACAATGAGGCGACAATTTACCTTGCAGCTCATCATGATGTCGCGTTAGTGGCGACCAATGATGCCCGTTTTCTCAAGCCTGAGGACTTTAATGCACACGAAGCAAGAGTTTGTATCAATCAAGGTTTAATAGTCGCTGATCCTCGTAGAGAGAAGAATTACACCCGAGAACAGTTTTTGGCAACGCCTCAGCAAATGCTGGAGAAGTTCGAGGATATTCCACAAGCCCTGCAAAATAATGTTGAAATTGCCAAACGCTGTAATTTTGGATTTGAGTTTGGTAAATATTATCTACCGGCTTTTCCAATTCCTGAAGGCGAAACCGAGGGTGAATATTTCCGCAGAATTACAAAAGAGCGCCTGAAACAATTTTTACAAAAAAACGGAACAGCAAAAGGATTCAGTGAAGAAGATTACTACGCCCGACTGAAATTTGAAGTCGATATTATTCTGCAAATGGGCTTTCCGGGATACTTTTTAATCGTTGCCGACTTCATAAACTGGTCAAAAAATAATGAAATTCCGGTTGGACCGGGCAGGGGTTCGGGAGCCGGATCTTTAGTTGCTTTTGTGCTAAAAATTACTGATTTAGATCCGTTGAAATACGAACTGCTGTTTGAACGATTTTTGAATCCGGAAAGGGTTTCCATGCCTGACTTTGACGTGGATTTTTGCATGGACAGACGGGATGAAGTGATTGAATATGTCACCAAAACCTATGGAGCGAATCAAGTTAGCCAGATTATCACATTTGGAACCATGAGTGCCAAAGCGGTGGTTAGAGATACCGGTCGGGTTTTGGGTTACCCTTATCCGATGGTCGATGGAATTGCCAAATTGATTCCGAATGATTTGGGAATTACATTGCCCAAAGCTCTGGAAGAATCCCGTGAGTTGAGTTTGCTAAAAGAAACTGATGAAGATGCGGGAGAATTGTTGGATATGGCTTTGCAATTGGAAGGCTTGACCCGAAACACCGGAAAACATGCCGGTGGTGTAGTGATTGCTCCAAGCAAACTGAGCGACTTTTGTCCGGTTTATAAGGACAATCATTCGGAAGGAATTCTCAGTCAGTTCGATAAGGACGATGTGGAAACCATTGGCTTGGTGAAGTTTGACTTTCTCGGATTAAGAACTCTGACAATTATCGACAATGCAGTTCGAGCTATCAATGCCACTTATAAGCATCCGGTTGACATCAGCAAAATTCCACTCGATGATAGCAAAACTTTTGAGCTGTTAAAGAAATGCCAAACCACAGCGGTTTTCCAGTTGGAATCCGGCGGTATGAAAGCGTTGATTGAGCGGTTGGTTCCTGACTCGTTCGGTGAAATTATTGCACTGGTGGCGTTGTACCGTCCCGGACCGCTGGATTCGGGAATGGTTGATACCTATGTGGAGTGTAAGCACGGTCGCAAAGAGCCCGATTACATGCACCCTGAAATTGAGGAAATTTTAAAACCAACTTACGGCGTGATCCTTTATCAGGAGCAAGTCATGCGTATTGCTCAGGTGTTGTGTGGTTACTCATTGGGAGCTGCGGATATTCTGCGGAAAGCCATGGGTAAGAAAATTCCCGAAGTGATGAAAAAACAGGAAAAAACATTCGTCGATGGAGCGGTGGAAAACAATGTTGATGAATCCTTAGCCAAATACATTTTCAGTATGATTGAAACCTTTGCCGGCTATGGTTTTAACAAATCTCACTCGGCCGCTTATGCCTTGATTGCCTATCAAACCGCTTGGCTGAAAGCCCATTATCCGGTTGAATTTATGGCATCCGTTTTATCAGCGGATATGGATCACACCGATAAAGTGGTTCATATCATTGAAGACATCAAGTCGATGAAAATCCCTGTTCTCAAGCCTGACATTAACCATTCCGATTATTATTTCAAAGGGACCAAGGAAAAAGACGCTATTGTTTATGGCTTGGGTGCGATTAAAGGTGTTGGTAAAGGTGCAGTTGAAAGTCTGATGCTGGAAAGGCAGAATGACGGCGAGTTCACCTCGATTTATGATTTCTGCGTGAGGGTGGATTTACATAAAGTGAACAAACGAACTTTAGAGGCGTTGATTTTATGCGGTGCTTTTGATGAGTTACATCCGAACAGACAAGCACTCATGCAAGGCATGGAAGGTATAATCAAAGCTGCATTGCAGAAAAATCAGGACGAAGAATCCGGACAATTTGATTTATTTGCCATGTCCTCAGTGAAACAAACCAACGAGATGCCAATCCCGTTACCTGAAATTGATGATTTTGAGGAAAACCAAAAACTATTTCATGAACGAGATATGCTCGGTCACTTCATGAGTTGCCATCCTGTTTCTTTGCTCAGAGAATGGTTATCAGCCATTATTCCACAAACCATCTCATCAGTTTTGGCACAAAAACCAAAAGATATTACACCGACTGATAATGATGAAAATCGCAACCGTAAATTTTCGGGAAAACCTGTTGTTGTTGCCGGATTGATAAATTCCGTCCGAGTCAGAAATGAAAACTCAGCGACGGTTTTGATTTCTGATGAGGAAGCCGAAATTGAAACCACTTTTTTCCGAGAAAGTTATTTTGCCAATCAGGAAAAGATGCTCAAAGATGAAATTGTAATCATCACAGGCGATGCCGGAGTTGATAGTTTTTCTAATCGTTATATCATTCGTGCTAATCAAATTCTCACTCTTAATGAAGCCATCGCGACCTATTGCAGTAAAATCGGCTTCATCACTTCCACACCTGATTATCAAAAATTCTCACAGCAGCTAATCAATTTGATAGAAACTCATGGTAAAGGCAAAGCGCGGATTTATATCCATCACGAACAAAATGGCATTGTTTCAAATATTAAACTCGGCGAAAACTACAAAATTCGTCCTTCGTGGAAACTTTTAAATGAAGCTGGATTATTGCCTCAAGTTGAGAAAGTCATCATTAAATAA
- a CDS encoding pitrilysin family protein has product MLNRIKLTLLLVLVSVSQLTLAKLPKGVEKITSVEGITEYRLDNGLQVLLFPDPTQETITVNITYKVGSKHENYGETGMAHLLEHLVFKGTPNHKDIPKELTDHGAEPNGTTWTDRTNYFETFTATDENLNWALDLESDRMVNSFIARKDLDSEMTVVRNEMENGENNPIRVLIQRMMSVAFDWHNYGKSTIGARSDVENVDISNLQAFYRKYYQPDNAVLVVAGKINEEETIKLVKKYFGKLKRPDRKLAKLYTQDPIQDGERQVTIRRPGDVQVLASMYHIPAGSHEDFPAMEILTNILSDEKSGRLHKNLVKKQLAANAFGFPFQWAEPGIVTFMAQVAKDNDIAPAETAMIETLENIKENSITEEELTNAKAKIIKEIELSFQSSERIAKNLSEWVGMGDWRLFFLNRDRMENVSLEDVQRVAEEYLVNDNRTLGLFLPEQEPDRADSLVYLSEDDIAKMLDGYKGREAIAQGEDFDPTHDNIDSRTTLKNLNNGAKVIYLPKKTRGESVVVNINLDFGNLENLFNKGMIGSFASSMLNRGTEKYSREQLQAEFDKLKADVSVYGSSTGTSISVKTVRENLPQVLDLVDEMLKTPVFDQKELDVLKQERIVALEQQKQQPQAQVFKQLSKYLNPFEPGHPRYSMSIDEEIDAINAVTTDSLKQFHAQIMGAQDADVGVVGDFDIDTIQEKLNSTLGKWNSQTPYSRIPNKVAEVDSVNEFINTPDKAGAAFAAMVKIKMDDNHPDYPALEMANQMFGGGFISSRLANRLRQQDGLSYGAGSFFNASSYDEVATFGAYAICAPENLEKVEIGFKEELDKVIEGGFTQQELDDAKKGMLQNTRIDRAKDGRLVRTLAGNLDLGRNMQWDKKFEKAIEDLTLLQVNMAVKKYFKPENISIMKAGDSAKINKTDEE; this is encoded by the coding sequence ATGTTAAACAGGATAAAATTGACGTTATTATTGGTACTGGTTTCAGTCTCACAATTGACGTTAGCTAAACTTCCTAAGGGAGTTGAAAAAATTACTTCGGTTGAAGGAATTACAGAATACAGACTGGATAACGGTTTGCAGGTTTTGCTATTCCCAGACCCGACACAGGAAACCATTACCGTAAATATCACTTACAAAGTTGGTTCCAAGCATGAAAACTACGGTGAAACCGGTATGGCTCACTTACTTGAGCATTTGGTTTTCAAAGGAACACCCAACCATAAAGATATTCCCAAAGAACTAACAGACCACGGTGCAGAGCCGAATGGAACAACATGGACTGACCGCACCAATTATTTTGAAACATTCACTGCAACTGATGAAAATCTAAACTGGGCTTTGGACTTGGAGTCTGACAGAATGGTGAATTCTTTTATTGCCAGAAAAGATTTGGATAGCGAAATGACCGTTGTCAGAAACGAAATGGAGAATGGTGAAAACAACCCAATCCGTGTTTTGATTCAACGTATGATGTCCGTTGCATTTGACTGGCACAACTATGGTAAAAGCACTATCGGTGCACGCTCCGATGTTGAAAATGTGGATATCAGCAATTTACAAGCATTCTACAGAAAATATTATCAACCGGATAATGCTGTTTTGGTTGTTGCCGGTAAAATCAATGAAGAAGAAACTATCAAGTTAGTCAAAAAGTATTTCGGTAAATTAAAACGCCCTGATAGAAAACTGGCAAAACTTTATACACAAGATCCAATTCAGGATGGTGAAAGACAAGTGACTATTCGTCGTCCGGGCGATGTTCAGGTTTTGGCATCGATGTATCACATTCCTGCCGGAAGCCATGAAGACTTCCCGGCAATGGAAATTTTGACGAATATTCTTTCTGATGAAAAATCTGGACGTTTACACAAAAATTTGGTTAAAAAACAATTGGCAGCGAATGCATTTGGTTTTCCATTCCAATGGGCTGAGCCGGGAATTGTTACGTTCATGGCACAAGTTGCGAAAGACAATGACATAGCTCCGGCTGAAACAGCAATGATCGAAACTTTGGAAAACATCAAAGAAAACTCAATCACTGAAGAAGAATTAACAAATGCAAAAGCAAAAATTATCAAAGAAATTGAATTAAGTTTCCAATCTTCTGAAAGAATTGCTAAAAATCTGAGTGAATGGGTTGGTATGGGTGACTGGAGATTATTCTTCCTGAATCGCGACCGCATGGAAAATGTGAGCTTGGAAGATGTTCAACGCGTTGCAGAAGAGTATCTGGTCAATGACAACCGTACTTTAGGTTTATTCTTACCGGAACAAGAGCCTGATCGTGCTGACTCTCTAGTTTATCTCAGCGAAGATGATATTGCGAAAATGCTGGACGGATACAAAGGACGCGAAGCCATTGCTCAAGGTGAAGACTTTGATCCGACACACGATAACATTGACAGTCGCACAACATTGAAAAATCTGAATAACGGCGCAAAAGTTATTTATCTTCCTAAGAAAACTCGTGGAGAATCTGTTGTTGTCAATATCAATCTCGACTTTGGTAACTTAGAAAATTTATTCAACAAAGGCATGATCGGCAGCTTTGCTTCGTCCATGCTGAATCGTGGAACTGAGAAATACTCACGCGAGCAATTACAGGCAGAGTTTGACAAATTAAAAGCGGATGTATCCGTTTATGGAAGCTCAACCGGAACTTCTATTTCTGTTAAAACTGTTCGTGAAAATCTTCCACAAGTTCTCGATTTGGTTGATGAAATGCTGAAGACTCCGGTATTTGATCAAAAAGAACTGGATGTATTGAAGCAAGAACGCATTGTCGCTTTAGAACAGCAAAAACAGCAACCTCAAGCACAGGTTTTCAAACAATTAAGCAAATATCTCAATCCGTTTGAACCGGGTCATCCACGCTACTCCATGAGCATTGATGAGGAAATTGATGCGATTAATGCGGTAACAACCGACAGCTTGAAACAATTCCACGCACAAATCATGGGTGCTCAGGATGCAGACGTCGGAGTCGTCGGCGACTTTGATATTGATACCATTCAGGAAAAACTGAATTCAACACTTGGCAAATGGAACAGTCAAACTCCTTACAGCCGAATTCCAAACAAAGTGGCGGAAGTGGATAGTGTCAATGAATTTATCAATACGCCTGACAAAGCCGGAGCGGCATTCGCAGCGATGGTGAAAATCAAGATGGATGACAATCATCCCGATTATCCGGCTCTGGAAATGGCGAATCAAATGTTCGGTGGCGGATTTATTTCCAGCCGTCTGGCGAATCGTCTGAGACAGCAAGATGGTTTGAGTTATGGTGCCGGTTCATTCTTCAATGCCAGTTCCTATGATGAAGTCGCAACATTTGGTGCGTATGCCATCTGTGCTCCTGAAAATCTGGAAAAAGTGGAAATCGGCTTTAAAGAAGAACTGGACAAAGTGATTGAAGGTGGTTTCACCCAGCAAGAACTGGATGATGCGAAAAAAGGCATGTTGCAAAACACTCGCATTGACCGCGCCAAAGATGGTCGTTTGGTTCGTACTCTTGCAGGAAACCTAGATTTAGGCAGAAACATGCAATGGGATAAAAAATTCGAAAAAGCCATCGAAGATTTAACCCTATTACAAGTGAATATGGCTGTGAAGAAATATTTCAAACCGGAAAATATTTCAATCATGAAAGCCGGAGATTCCGCCAAAATCAATAAAACTGACGAAGAATAA
- the mutS gene encoding DNA mismatch repair protein MutS — protein MSQTQHTPMMQQYLKIKADFVNMLLFYRMGDFYELFMDDAIEASKLLDITLTYRGKSNDKPIPMCGVPYHSVEPYLAKLVKKGQSIAICEQIGDPKTSKGPVERKVVRIITPGTVTEEALMDARNESLLIAIFSHKNGYGLATCEFSSGRVNVLEVANKETLLAQVERLAPSEILLEEDCSLINELSQFPLSQRPSWDFDKDTAMLVVCKHYHTQDLKGFGLEESSPTVNALGCLFNYIEHTQKSVMKHIQPIQTELLDEFLHLDAGTRRNLEIEINNHGETKHTLCELLDCTTTAMGSRKLRRWIKQPLQNRERLNQRLNLITVIMQNHLTIEIQDILKGIGDIERISTRISMLTARPRDLITLSQSLKQIDPIKQLLNQINDDEINNLNNNLQTHSHIIELIDKAITENPPMVIRDGGVIANGYHSDLDELRRISTDASQYMLDFEQGEKDSSGISALKVGYNRVHGYYIEISKLHSDKAPEHYIRRQTLKAVERYTTPELKKFEDKVLSSKEKSLAFEKELYQELLESFADDIAYLQKTAQNIAKLDVITNLAERASTLDFCRPQLTDDNCIEIHKGRHPVVEQIQNTPFEPNDLKLDKDTQMLIITGPNMGGKSTYMRQNALIVLMAGIGCYVPAKSAKIGKIDRIFTRIGAGDDLTKGRSTFMVEMTETANILHNATENSLVLMDEIGRGTSTYDGLALAQACALHLAQINQSFTLFATHYFELTKLDEQINNIANVHLDAIEHKDTIVFLHSVKNGAASRSYGLQVAALAGIPSKVLQNAKSTLKQLEQNNHSNEPVPVQTSFFDAIPEESAVEKELKQINPDDLTPRQALDLLYKLKKI, from the coding sequence ATGAGTCAGACACAACACACTCCGATGATGCAACAATACCTCAAAATCAAAGCCGATTTTGTGAATATGTTGCTGTTTTATCGCATGGGTGATTTTTATGAACTCTTTATGGATGATGCGATTGAAGCATCCAAGTTGCTCGATATCACCTTGACTTATCGTGGGAAAAGCAATGACAAGCCAATTCCCATGTGTGGTGTTCCTTATCATTCAGTCGAACCTTATCTGGCAAAATTAGTAAAAAAAGGACAATCGATTGCAATTTGTGAACAAATCGGCGATCCAAAGACATCCAAAGGACCGGTTGAACGTAAGGTTGTTCGCATTATTACTCCAGGAACCGTGACTGAAGAAGCCTTGATGGATGCCCGCAATGAAAGCCTGCTCATTGCAATTTTTAGCCATAAAAATGGTTACGGACTGGCAACCTGTGAATTCAGCTCCGGCAGAGTGAACGTACTGGAAGTTGCTAACAAAGAAACTTTGCTGGCTCAAGTGGAACGACTGGCTCCGAGTGAAATTTTACTTGAGGAAGATTGTAGCTTAATTAATGAATTGAGCCAGTTTCCGCTTTCGCAAAGACCATCGTGGGATTTTGATAAAGACACCGCCATGCTGGTCGTTTGCAAGCATTATCATACGCAGGATTTGAAAGGTTTTGGCTTGGAGGAATCTTCGCCGACAGTGAATGCCTTAGGATGTTTGTTCAATTACATTGAGCACACGCAAAAATCCGTGATGAAACACATTCAACCGATTCAAACCGAATTATTGGATGAATTTCTGCATTTGGATGCAGGAACACGAAGAAATCTGGAAATTGAAATCAACAATCACGGCGAAACCAAACACACTCTCTGTGAACTACTGGATTGTACAACAACAGCTATGGGGTCACGGAAACTGCGTCGCTGGATTAAACAGCCTTTGCAAAATCGTGAAAGACTGAATCAGCGTCTGAATCTCATCACAGTAATTATGCAGAATCATTTGACGATAGAAATTCAGGACATTCTCAAAGGCATTGGTGACATCGAACGCATCAGCACGCGAATTTCCATGCTCACCGCTCGACCCCGGGATTTAATAACTTTATCGCAATCATTGAAACAAATTGATCCGATTAAACAACTGCTCAATCAAATTAACGATGATGAAATCAATAATCTCAATAATAACCTGCAAACACATAGTCATATTATCGAATTGATTGATAAAGCCATCACAGAGAATCCACCGATGGTGATCCGGGATGGCGGAGTGATAGCCAACGGTTATCATTCTGATCTGGATGAACTACGCCGAATCAGCACCGATGCCAGCCAATATATGCTGGATTTTGAACAAGGAGAAAAAGATTCCAGCGGAATTTCAGCTCTGAAAGTCGGCTACAATCGTGTGCACGGCTATTATATTGAAATTTCCAAGCTGCATTCGGACAAAGCACCGGAACATTATATCCGCCGTCAAACCCTGAAAGCAGTGGAGCGTTACACCACACCTGAATTGAAAAAATTTGAGGATAAAGTTCTCAGCTCCAAAGAAAAATCTTTAGCATTTGAAAAAGAGCTTTATCAGGAATTATTGGAGTCATTTGCTGATGATATTGCTTACTTGCAAAAGACCGCTCAAAATATTGCAAAACTCGATGTCATTACCAATCTTGCAGAAAGGGCAAGCACTTTAGATTTTTGTCGTCCGCAATTAACTGATGATAACTGTATCGAAATTCACAAAGGGCGCCATCCGGTTGTTGAGCAAATTCAAAACACACCGTTTGAGCCAAATGATTTGAAACTCGATAAAGATACGCAAATGCTGATTATTACAGGTCCGAATATGGGTGGTAAATCGACTTATATGCGTCAAAATGCCTTGATTGTATTGATGGCAGGGATTGGCTGTTATGTTCCGGCAAAATCGGCAAAAATTGGCAAAATTGACCGGATTTTTACCCGGATTGGTGCCGGAGATGATCTCACCAAAGGTCGTTCCACCTTTATGGTGGAAATGACCGAAACTGCCAATATTTTACACAATGCCACAGAAAATTCGTTAGTTCTCATGGATGAAATCGGTCGTGGCACATCCACTTATGACGGTCTTGCTTTGGCTCAGGCATGTGCATTGCATTTGGCACAAATTAACCAGTCATTTACATTATTTGCCACTCATTATTTTGAACTGACTAAGCTGGATGAACAAATTAATAACATTGCCAACGTGCATCTGGATGCGATTGAACACAAAGATACCATTGTTTTTCTACATTCCGTAAAAAATGGTGCGGCTTCACGCTCTTATGGATTACAAGTTGCGGCTTTGGCAGGAATCCCCTCAAAAGTTTTACAAAATGCCAAGTCCACACTCAAACAATTAGAACAAAATAATCATTCAAATGAACCCGTTCCAGTTCAAACTTCATTTTTCGATGCCATTCCTGAAGAATCTGCCGTAGAAAAAGAACTTAAACAAATCAATCCGGATGATTTAACCCCACGCCAGGCTTTGGATTTATTGTATAAGTTAAAAAAAATATAA
- a CDS encoding TlpA disulfide reductase family protein — protein MKNIKKIIKFIKDNKWASILFEISIIVAILWAFSWYQNRGTLAANEQPAPNFNLKSLSGENYQLSDLKGKKVVVYFFAPWCNVCHLSASNLNDLREARTNDELEILAVGLSYEYPAEIQDFANELQLNIPVLYGTNQQMEDYQIKGFPTYFVIDEDGRVTHRSVGYSTEIGLRLRT, from the coding sequence ATGAAGAATATTAAAAAAATAATTAAATTCATCAAGGATAACAAATGGGCGTCCATATTATTTGAAATTTCAATCATTGTGGCGATCCTATGGGCTTTTTCCTGGTATCAAAATCGTGGAACTTTAGCAGCAAATGAACAGCCTGCACCAAACTTTAACCTGAAGTCTTTAAGCGGTGAAAATTATCAATTATCAGACCTCAAAGGTAAAAAAGTGGTGGTTTATTTTTTTGCACCTTGGTGCAATGTGTGCCATCTGAGTGCCAGTAACTTGAATGATTTGCGCGAAGCAAGAACGAATGATGAGCTGGAAATACTGGCAGTTGGTTTGAGTTATGAATATCCGGCTGAAATTCAGGATTTTGCCAATGAATTACAATTGAATATTCCTGTCCTTTATGGAACGAATCAACAAATGGAAGATTATCAAATCAAAGGCTTTCCGACCTATTTTGTAATTGATGAAGATGGTCGGGTGACGCACCGTTCCGTGGGTTATTCGACAGAAATTGGTTTAAGATTAAGAACTTAA
- a CDS encoding prenyltransferase gives MNTILATMRLPFLILTPVCIFLGVSIAIFQGIQVNVSTVILIALAALSSHISVNTLNEYFDFKSGLDAMTQRTPFSGGSGALVANPQSLSHVLIVGMFTLFVTVLIGLYFVYQLGFEVLPIGFIGVILIVTYTSWINKSPLICLIAPGLGFGILFVVGTVYVLSGEFAQLSWYLALVPFLLVNNLLLLNQYPDIKADQKVGRNHIPIAYGVKTASIIYTVFSLLTFGLIIVLVTLGVIPKLSLIALLPFPLAINAIRGAFRYGEHIGQYPQILAMNVITTLSVPLLLGISLLL, from the coding sequence ATGAACACAATTCTCGCAACTATGAGATTACCTTTCCTGATATTAACACCGGTTTGTATTTTTCTGGGAGTTTCGATAGCAATTTTTCAAGGGATTCAGGTGAATGTATCAACAGTGATTTTGATTGCATTAGCCGCTCTATCTTCACATATTAGCGTGAATACTCTGAATGAATATTTCGATTTCAAAAGTGGTTTGGATGCAATGACACAACGCACGCCATTCAGTGGTGGGAGCGGAGCTTTGGTTGCCAATCCGCAATCATTGAGCCATGTCTTAATAGTGGGAATGTTTACTTTATTCGTGACTGTTTTGATTGGCTTGTATTTTGTTTATCAACTGGGATTTGAAGTTTTACCGATTGGATTCATAGGAGTCATATTGATTGTGACATACACCTCATGGATTAATAAAAGTCCGTTGATTTGTCTGATTGCTCCGGGTTTAGGCTTTGGAATTTTATTCGTAGTCGGAACGGTTTATGTTTTAAGCGGAGAGTTTGCCCAATTATCATGGTATCTGGCTTTAGTTCCGTTCTTACTGGTGAATAATTTATTATTGCTCAACCAATATCCCGACATCAAAGCCGATCAAAAAGTCGGCAGAAATCATATTCCGATTGCCTATGGTGTGAAAACTGCCAGCATCATCTACACTGTGTTTTCACTTCTGACATTTGGGCTGATTATTGTTCTTGTAACTTTGGGAGTGATTCCGAAACTGAGTTTAATAGCTCTTTTACCTTTCCCATTGGCAATTAATGCCATCAGAGGCGCATTTCGTTATGGTGAACATATTGGCCAATATCCGCAAATTTTGGCAATGAATGTGATTACAACTCTCAGTGTCCCCCTTTTACTTGGAATTTCTCTGCTTTTGTAA
- a CDS encoding ribbon-helix-helix protein, CopG family, whose product MNITSIRIPEEMEKPLEALSKKLDRSKSYLINQAIKEFIARQSLEDSRWQDTLQALESIMSGNSIDEEDVNAWLNSWGTKNRLSTPK is encoded by the coding sequence ATGAATATTACCAGCATCCGGATTCCAGAAGAAATGGAAAAGCCATTGGAGGCCCTCTCAAAAAAGCTGGATAGAAGTAAAAGTTATCTGATAAATCAGGCAATTAAGGAGTTTATTGCCCGACAAAGTCTGGAAGACTCCAGATGGCAGGATACGCTGCAAGCGTTGGAGTCTATCATGTCAGGAAATTCCATTGATGAAGAGGATGTCAATGCATGGCTGAATAGTTGGGGTACTAAAAATCGTCTTTCAACACCAAAGTAA
- a CDS encoding type II toxin-antitoxin system RelE/ParE family toxin: MKKNPYAARRIAIDIQEGVEKLKIFPEIGLSVMRAPGPSQIRDLFINDYTVRYLITEEAIYILRNWHDKENERNL, translated from the coding sequence TTGAAAAAAAATCCGTATGCTGCCCGTCGAATCGCAATAGATATTCAGGAAGGTGTGGAGAAGTTAAAAATATTTCCGGAAATTGGGCTGTCTGTAATGAGAGCACCAGGTCCATCACAAATTCGTGATTTGTTTATAAACGACTATACTGTTCGTTATCTGATAACTGAAGAAGCGATTTATATATTGAGAAACTGGCATGATAAAGAAAATGAACGAAACTTATAG